One genomic window of Bartonella sp. JB63 includes the following:
- a CDS encoding biotin transporter BioY: protein MKTKDLTYIALFAALYATLGFFPPIFLPFFLGLPITAQSMGPMLAGSILGAKRGAAASALFLFLVAIGLPLLAGGRGGIGVFLGAGGGYMISYPFAAFFIGLMVKLFWQRLNFIKLVIINSVGGIGIVYLFGIFWIVYLSKISLFTALTMSLGFMIGDFLKVLIASFIALTVKKSVPLIISSKKQ from the coding sequence GTGAAGACAAAAGATTTAACTTATATTGCTTTATTTGCTGCCCTTTATGCAACTTTAGGTTTTTTCCCTCCTATTTTTCTTCCTTTTTTTCTTGGTCTTCCTATTACCGCTCAGTCTATGGGGCCAATGCTAGCAGGATCTATACTTGGAGCAAAAAGAGGCGCTGCAGCATCAGCACTCTTTCTTTTTCTGGTAGCTATCGGTTTGCCTCTTTTGGCTGGTGGACGTGGAGGTATTGGTGTTTTTTTAGGAGCTGGTGGTGGCTATATGATTAGTTACCCATTTGCAGCATTCTTTATTGGTCTTATGGTTAAATTGTTTTGGCAACGACTAAATTTTATAAAATTGGTTATAATAAACAGTGTAGGTGGAATTGGAATCGTATATCTTTTTGGAATATTCTGGATCGTTTATCTTTCGAAGATTTCTTTATTTACAGCTTTAACAATGTCATTAGGGTTTATGATTGGTGATTTTTTAAAAGTTCTGATTGCGTCATTTATTGCACTTACAGTTAAAAAATCCGTTCCACTCATTATTTCCTCAAAAAAGCAATAA
- a CDS encoding energy-coupling factor transporter transmembrane component T family protein → MISSYIPRDTFIHRLRPGIKLLFLILFGTIIFMVSSISIFLLFLLFISSLYRIAKIPFNKIIKQFKSIWLFLVFIFIFQSIFDNWLTGFSIILRFIILISLASLISLTTKVSDMVASIEVGFRLFQCLGINPSKLSIALSMTIRFIPVIREKFNAICEAQRARGLDINIIAIAIPLIIRTIRIASEAADALDARSYDSDNKTLYLQE, encoded by the coding sequence GTGATCAGTTCATATATACCTCGGGATACATTTATTCACCGGCTTAGACCCGGGATTAAGTTATTATTTCTGATTCTGTTTGGAACTATTATCTTTATGGTTTCATCAATATCTATTTTTTTACTTTTTTTATTATTCATATCCTCATTATATAGAATAGCTAAAATTCCCTTTAACAAAATAATAAAACAGTTTAAATCAATATGGTTGTTTTTAGTCTTTATATTTATTTTTCAATCTATTTTTGATAATTGGCTTACAGGTTTTTCGATTATATTGCGCTTTATTATTCTCATTTCTCTAGCATCACTTATTTCATTGACAACAAAAGTTTCAGATATGGTGGCTTCAATTGAAGTAGGATTTCGATTATTTCAATGCTTAGGTATCAATCCATCAAAATTAAGTATAGCTCTATCTATGACAATTAGATTTATTCCAGTTATTAGAGAAAAATTCAATGCGATATGTGAAGCACAGCGAGCACGTGGACTTGATATAAACATTATAGCTATTGCAATACCCTTAATTATCCGAACAATAAGAATAGCATCAGAAGCAGCTGACGCATTAGATGCACGCTCTTATGATTCTGATAACAAAACACTATATTTACAGGAATAA
- a CDS encoding energy-coupling factor ABC transporter ATP-binding protein: MGIKFDKVTQIFDELYVLKGITVNLTEKRIAIIGANGSGKSTFVRLINGLQLPSSGSVNVDGLDTKHDAKAIRRKVGFVFQNPDNQIVLPLVEEDLSFGLKNLKLSKDEIKKRVDEVLHYYDLEIFRNHPVHLLSSGQKQLVAISSVVAMKPKYIVFDEPTTLLDLQNKRRVTQVIKELPQTTIVISHDLEFLKEFDRVLVFDKGEIAVDDVPLVAIKEYIRRMS, translated from the coding sequence TTGGGGATAAAATTTGATAAGGTGACTCAAATTTTTGATGAGTTGTACGTTTTGAAAGGTATTACCGTCAATCTCACTGAAAAACGGATTGCAATTATTGGTGCAAATGGTTCTGGAAAAAGTACATTTGTTCGTCTTATTAATGGTTTACAGCTCCCATCCAGTGGCTCTGTGAATGTTGATGGGTTGGATACAAAACACGATGCAAAAGCAATAAGACGTAAAGTGGGATTTGTTTTTCAAAATCCCGATAATCAAATTGTATTACCATTGGTGGAAGAGGATTTATCCTTTGGTCTTAAAAACTTAAAATTGAGTAAGGACGAAATCAAAAAACGAGTAGATGAAGTTTTACATTATTATGATCTTGAGATCTTTAGAAATCATCCCGTTCATTTATTAAGTAGTGGACAAAAACAATTGGTTGCCATTTCAAGTGTGGTGGCAATGAAACCAAAATATATTGTTTTTGATGAACCAACAACATTACTTGATTTACAAAATAAACGTCGCGTTACACAAGTCATTAAAGAATTACCACAAACAACTATAGTTATATCACATGATTTGGAATTTCTCAAAGAATTTGATAGAGTACTTGTTTTTGATAAGGGAGAAATAGCTGTTGATGATGTGCCTTTAGTTGCAATTAAAGAATATATAAGAAGAATGTCGTGA
- a CDS encoding amino acid permease, which yields MENVELQHNELKRRLKNRHVQMIALGGVIGTGLFYGSTEAIQLAGPSTILAYLIGGFIIYLIMRILGEMSAEEPTSGAFSFFAYKYWGCLAGFITGWNYWFLYILVGMTELTVIGFYLDHWILIDHWKSSLLVLLFVTLINLIDVRFYGEFEFGLALIKIIAVIGMIVFGIFIIITGMNGGQASISYLWDHGGFFPYGAMGVVFATSILMFSFGGTELISIAAGETSDPQKTIPTAIRKVMWRVIIFYIGSISVIMMIIPWNMIKKNGSPFVTIFETIGIPAAGHILNFVVIMAAISVYNSGIYSNGRILYSLAMQKNAPHIFSKLNATCVPYVAILFSSICTATIIVINVLIPDNSFMRIMAITTVTAAITWAIIVIVHFKFRKAHKGQEKSLVYAFGFYPYANYLCLFFLALLFCIMFVSGLGTNGLITQIFEMIGIKVNFIESYIPKQMPDMSLAVIIIPIWCLLLLLGYKFKR from the coding sequence ATGGAAAATGTTGAACTACAACACAATGAATTAAAACGAAGACTTAAAAATCGTCATGTTCAAATGATTGCCTTAGGAGGTGTTATTGGAACAGGTCTTTTCTATGGATCAACAGAAGCTATTCAATTAGCTGGCCCTTCAACTATTTTAGCATATCTTATTGGAGGATTCATTATCTATCTTATTATGCGAATACTTGGTGAAATGTCAGCAGAAGAACCAACTTCAGGCGCTTTTAGTTTCTTTGCTTATAAGTATTGGGGATGTCTTGCTGGTTTTATAACAGGTTGGAATTACTGGTTTCTTTATATTCTTGTCGGTATGACCGAACTGACAGTTATTGGATTTTATCTCGATCACTGGATTTTGATTGACCATTGGAAATCATCTTTGTTGGTTCTCTTGTTTGTCACATTGATTAATCTTATTGATGTACGTTTTTACGGAGAATTTGAATTTGGTTTAGCTTTGATTAAAATTATTGCTGTTATTGGTATGATCGTATTTGGGATTTTTATCATTATAACAGGAATGAATGGAGGACAGGCTAGTATTAGTTATCTTTGGGATCATGGTGGTTTTTTCCCTTATGGCGCAATGGGGGTGGTATTTGCTACTTCTATACTCATGTTTTCTTTTGGTGGCACGGAGCTTATTAGTATTGCAGCTGGAGAAACATCAGATCCCCAAAAAACAATTCCAACAGCCATTCGTAAAGTTATGTGGCGTGTTATCATTTTTTATATCGGTTCTATAAGTGTAATTATGATGATAATCCCATGGAACATGATTAAAAAAAATGGGAGTCCTTTTGTAACTATTTTTGAAACTATAGGTATTCCTGCAGCTGGCCATATTTTGAATTTTGTGGTGATAATGGCCGCTATTTCAGTCTATAATAGTGGTATTTACTCTAATGGTCGTATACTTTATAGCTTAGCGATGCAAAAAAATGCGCCGCATATTTTTAGTAAACTTAATGCTACTTGTGTTCCTTATGTTGCTATTCTTTTTTCATCAATTTGTACTGCAACAATTATTGTTATTAATGTTCTTATACCGGATAATAGTTTTATGCGGATCATGGCTATTACAACCGTAACAGCAGCTATTACTTGGGCTATTATTGTTATTGTACATTTCAAGTTTCGAAAAGCGCATAAAGGTCAAGAAAAATCTCTCGTCTATGCCTTTGGTTTCTATCCTTATGCAAATTATCTTTGTCTTTTTTTTCTTGCGCTATTGTTTTGTATTATGTTTGTAAGTGGTTTGGGAACAAATGGATTAATTACCCAAATCTTTGAAATGATAGGAATAAAGGTAAACTTTATTGAATCCTATATTCCTAAACAAATGCCTGATATGAGTTTAGCAGTTATTATTATTCCTATATGGTGTTTACTTTTATTATTGGGGTATAAATTTAAACGATAG
- a CDS encoding SlyX family protein produces the protein MLHENRIIELEMKLAHQEKLIEELSCVVTDQWKSLDEMSKKLNALTKRLLELEERSLSEIPVEHPPH, from the coding sequence ATGTTACATGAAAATAGAATAATAGAATTAGAGATGAAACTAGCTCATCAAGAAAAACTTATTGAAGAACTTTCTTGTGTGGTGACTGATCAATGGAAAAGTTTAGATGAAATGTCTAAAAAGTTAAATGCTTTAACGAAACGATTGCTAGAATTAGAAGAGAGGAGTCTTTCTGAAATTCCTGTTGAGCATCCTCCTCACTGA
- a CDS encoding adenylosuccinate synthase, translating to MANVVVVGTQWGDEGKGKIVDWLSERADIVVRYQGGHNAGHTLVIDGISYKLSLLPSGIVRGKLSIIGNGVVVDPHHFVSELKKLRAQGIKVTPEILRIAENAPLILSVHRDLDLARDNSVSGLIIGTTKRGIGPAYEDKVGRRSIRVMDLAEAETLMPKIERLVGHHNALRRGMGTAEIDPQTLYDELMQVADEILPFMDCTWRLLDESYRMGRRILFEGAQGALLDNDFGTYPYVTSSNTVSGQAFTGSGLGLGSIHYVLGIAKAYTTRVGKGPFPTEEISQIGEFLGARGNEFGVVTGRKRRCGWFDAVLVRQMVIIGGVSGIALTKLDVFDGLDKIKVCIGYELDGKRIDYLPSSMGAQARVQPIYRTLEGWKETTAHVSNWAELPAQAIKYVHYIEELIGVPVVLLSTSPERKDTIVITDPFVD from the coding sequence ATGGCCAATGTAGTAGTTGTCGGCACACAATGGGGAGATGAAGGCAAGGGCAAGATCGTGGATTGGTTGTCTGAGCGGGCAGATATTGTAGTAAGATATCAAGGTGGGCACAACGCAGGTCACACATTGGTTATTGATGGAATTAGTTATAAATTATCACTTTTGCCATCTGGCATAGTTCGTGGAAAGTTATCAATTATTGGTAATGGTGTAGTTGTTGATCCCCATCATTTTGTTTCGGAATTAAAAAAATTACGTGCTCAGGGTATAAAAGTTACACCGGAAATTTTACGTATTGCTGAAAATGCTCCTTTAATTCTTTCGGTGCATCGTGATCTTGATTTAGCTCGGGATAATAGTGTTTCAGGTTTGATAATTGGCACAACAAAGCGTGGTATTGGTCCTGCTTACGAGGATAAAGTAGGTCGTCGTTCTATACGGGTAATGGATTTGGCAGAAGCGGAAACTTTAATGCCAAAGATTGAAAGACTTGTAGGACATCACAACGCTTTGCGTCGTGGTATGGGTACTGCAGAAATTGATCCACAAACACTTTATGATGAATTGATGCAAGTGGCAGATGAAATTTTGCCCTTTATGGATTGTACGTGGCGTCTTTTGGATGAAAGTTATCGTATGGGACGGCGTATTTTATTTGAGGGTGCACAGGGTGCATTACTGGATAATGATTTTGGAACTTATCCTTATGTAACCTCTTCTAACACAGTTTCTGGGCAGGCTTTTACTGGTTCTGGTTTGGGGTTAGGTTCAATTCATTATGTGTTGGGTATTGCAAAGGCTTATACGACCCGTGTAGGAAAAGGGCCATTTCCAACAGAAGAAATAAGCCAAATCGGTGAATTTCTTGGAGCGCGTGGAAATGAGTTTGGTGTTGTGACTGGTCGAAAACGTCGATGTGGTTGGTTTGATGCTGTTTTAGTGCGTCAGATGGTGATTATTGGTGGTGTTAGTGGTATTGCGCTGACAAAGCTTGATGTTTTTGATGGTTTAGACAAAATTAAAGTTTGTATTGGTTATGAACTTGACGGTAAAAGAATAGATTATTTGCCATCGTCTATGGGAGCACAAGCACGCGTTCAACCGATTTATAGGACATTAGAGGGTTGGAAAGAAACAACAGCGCATGTATCAAACTGGGCAGAATTGCCAGCACAAGCTATCAAATATGTACACTATATTGAAGAATTAATCGGTGTGCCAGTTGTTTTATTATCAACTAGCCCTGAGCGAAAAGACACGATCGTCATTACTGATCCTTTTGTAGATTAA